A stretch of Imperialibacter roseus DNA encodes these proteins:
- the hisD gene encoding histidinol dehydrogenase, whose translation MQLIYEPPRKQWLELTSRPAQDPARLEKVVKPILEKVKRNGDMALRKFALEYDHVELDDLFVTEEELLASADQVGEELKAAIHVAKENIEKFHLAQKESPITVETMSGVVCQRKSIPVNRVGLYVPGGTAPLFSTALMLGIPAKIAGCKEVIIASPTDSMGQVNATVLYVAHLLGIKKILKIGGAQAIAAMAYGTESVPKVDKIFGPGNQYVTAAKQMVSRDTVAIDMPAGPSEVLVFADKHAEPSFVAADLLSQAEHGADSQVILVTSSKRMVDSVAQEVERQLATLPRKAMAAKALENSRTIYFEDKITAMDYINMYGPEHLILALKDADKYAEMVENAGSVFIGNYTPESAGDYASGTNHTLPTNGWARAMAGVSVDSFVKKVTFQKITPAGLQLLGPSIEAMAAAEKLDAHKMAVTLRLQKIKEGTNEL comes from the coding sequence ATGCAACTTATATACGAACCACCCCGGAAGCAATGGCTTGAGCTAACCAGCAGGCCTGCGCAAGATCCAGCCAGGCTGGAGAAGGTGGTGAAGCCCATACTGGAAAAGGTGAAGCGCAACGGCGACATGGCCTTGCGAAAGTTTGCGCTTGAGTATGATCATGTTGAATTGGACGACCTCTTTGTGACAGAGGAAGAGTTATTGGCCTCGGCCGATCAGGTAGGGGAGGAGCTGAAGGCTGCTATTCATGTTGCAAAAGAAAATATTGAGAAATTCCATCTGGCGCAAAAGGAATCTCCGATAACGGTGGAGACCATGTCGGGTGTGGTCTGTCAACGCAAAAGTATACCCGTAAACAGGGTTGGTCTTTATGTGCCAGGAGGCACGGCGCCACTCTTTTCTACAGCCCTGATGCTTGGTATTCCGGCGAAAATTGCTGGCTGCAAGGAAGTCATTATTGCTTCCCCCACCGACAGCATGGGCCAGGTGAATGCCACAGTATTATATGTGGCTCACTTACTAGGCATAAAGAAGATATTGAAAATTGGCGGAGCCCAGGCCATTGCCGCTATGGCCTACGGCACTGAGTCGGTGCCGAAGGTTGACAAGATATTTGGTCCGGGCAATCAGTATGTGACAGCGGCCAAGCAAATGGTAAGCCGTGACACGGTGGCTATCGACATGCCAGCTGGCCCCTCGGAGGTGTTGGTGTTCGCCGACAAACATGCTGAGCCGTCATTTGTGGCGGCCGATTTGCTGTCGCAGGCTGAGCATGGTGCCGACAGCCAGGTGATACTGGTAACATCCAGCAAGCGCATGGTGGATAGCGTGGCACAGGAAGTAGAGCGACAACTCGCTACTCTGCCCAGGAAAGCTATGGCTGCGAAAGCATTGGAGAATAGCAGAACCATCTACTTTGAAGACAAGATAACAGCCATGGACTATATTAATATGTATGGCCCTGAGCACCTTATTCTTGCGTTGAAAGATGCGGACAAATATGCCGAAATGGTGGAGAATGCAGGGTCGGTATTCATAGGCAACTATACGCCTGAGTCGGCAGGAGACTATGCGTCGGGCACGAATCACACATTGCCTACCAATGGCTGGGCCAGGGCCATGGCGGGTGTGTCCGTCGACAGCTTTGTAAAAAAGGTCACCTTTCAGAAAATTACGCCGGCGGGACTGCAGCTGCTTGGGCCCAGCATTGAAGCGATGGCTGCTGCAGAAAAGCTCGATGCGCACAAAATGGCTGTGACACTTCGATTACAGAAAATTAAAGAAGGTACCAATGAGCTTTGA
- the hisC gene encoding histidinol-phosphate transaminase has protein sequence MSFDPNSLLRKHLVNLKSYSSARDEYTGKEGVFLDANENPYGSAGVKEAYNRYPDPYQQEVKQAIAKIKNIDTESIFLGNGSDEPIDLLIRAFCEPGKDKVITVPPTYGMYEVSAGVNDVGVVKVPLNENFQLDVKGVISAAGSDTKILFLCSPNNPTGNLIRKEDLFTLLHQFPNLVVIDEAYIDFAPDAGFLPHLHRFPNLIVLQTLSKAWGLAGVRLGMAFASPEIVTILNRIKPPYNIAAPTQGIVREALGNVLAKEKMVADILEQKNWLEDQLEALPIVQHIYPSDANFMLVRVPKPKEIYQFLIDQKVIVRDRSNVMHCHGCLRITVGTRAENEALLKAMALVKEDSFAN, from the coding sequence ATGAGCTTTGATCCGAACTCGCTACTTCGTAAGCACCTGGTTAACCTGAAGTCATATTCTTCCGCCAGAGACGAATACACAGGTAAGGAGGGTGTTTTTTTGGATGCCAATGAAAATCCTTATGGTTCTGCGGGGGTAAAAGAAGCTTACAACCGCTATCCCGACCCCTACCAGCAGGAGGTGAAGCAGGCGATTGCCAAAATCAAGAACATTGACACTGAGTCTATTTTTCTGGGAAATGGCAGCGATGAGCCTATTGATTTGCTTATCAGAGCTTTTTGTGAGCCAGGCAAAGACAAAGTGATCACAGTTCCCCCCACTTACGGCATGTATGAAGTGAGTGCCGGAGTTAATGATGTGGGCGTTGTGAAAGTACCTTTGAATGAGAATTTCCAGCTCGATGTAAAGGGAGTTATAAGCGCTGCTGGTTCGGACACAAAAATCCTGTTTCTCTGTAGCCCTAACAACCCCACAGGCAATCTGATCCGAAAGGAAGATCTTTTCACACTGCTCCATCAGTTTCCTAACCTTGTTGTGATTGATGAGGCATATATTGATTTCGCTCCTGACGCTGGCTTTTTGCCGCATCTGCACCGGTTTCCTAATCTGATAGTGCTGCAAACACTGAGCAAGGCCTGGGGGCTCGCTGGTGTTCGACTGGGAATGGCTTTTGCCAGCCCTGAAATAGTCACTATCCTGAACAGGATCAAGCCACCTTATAATATAGCTGCACCAACACAAGGCATAGTAAGAGAGGCTTTGGGCAATGTGCTGGCCAAGGAAAAAATGGTAGCCGATATTCTGGAACAAAAGAATTGGCTGGAAGATCAGCTCGAAGCCTTACCTATTGTGCAGCATATCTATCCCAGCGATGCTAATTTTATGCTCGTCAGGGTGCCGAAGCCAAAGGAAATCTACCAGTTTCTGATCGATCAGAAAGTAATTGTGAGAGACCGAAGCAATGTGATGCACTGCCATGGCTGTCTTCGCATAACCGTGGGAACGAGAGCAGAAAACGAAGCTTTACTAAAAGCCATGGCTTTGGTGAAAGAGGACTCATTTGCTAATTAA
- the hisB gene encoding bifunctional histidinol-phosphatase/imidazoleglycerol-phosphate dehydratase HisB, producing the protein MKKVLFIDRDGTIIVEPPEDFQVDSLEKLKFIPGAISNLRKIAEELDYELVMVTNQDGLGTASFPEDTFWPAQNKMLETLEGEGVNFAAIHIDKTFEKDNAPTRKPRTGLLTQYLTEDYDLPNSYVIGDRKTDVELAKNLGSKAIFIGESSPEAALSTTNWDEIYRFLKLPPRMVEVKRTTKETDIFIKLNLDGTGQTKMNTGLGFYDHMLDQLGRHSGCDLEVTVKGDLHIDEHHTIEDTALALGEAFRKAIGDKKGISRYGFMLPMDDCLAQAAIDFGGRPWLVWEAEYKREMVGDMPTEMFYHFFKSFSDTSLSNINIKAEGANEHHKIEATFKALARAIKIAIGRDANALNQLPSTKGVL; encoded by the coding sequence ATGAAAAAGGTATTGTTCATAGACAGAGACGGCACGATCATCGTGGAGCCACCTGAAGACTTTCAGGTAGACTCGCTGGAGAAACTGAAGTTTATTCCCGGGGCTATTTCGAACCTGAGGAAAATAGCGGAGGAACTCGACTACGAGCTTGTGATGGTGACCAATCAAGACGGATTAGGCACGGCCAGCTTTCCCGAAGATACCTTTTGGCCAGCGCAGAACAAGATGTTGGAAACGCTGGAAGGAGAAGGGGTCAACTTCGCTGCCATCCACATCGATAAAACCTTCGAAAAGGACAATGCCCCAACCCGAAAGCCCCGCACAGGACTTCTTACACAATACCTGACCGAAGATTACGACCTGCCCAACTCCTACGTGATAGGAGACCGTAAAACGGATGTGGAACTAGCAAAGAACCTCGGTTCAAAAGCTATTTTTATAGGAGAGTCAAGCCCGGAGGCGGCTTTAAGTACTACGAATTGGGATGAGATTTATCGTTTCCTCAAACTTCCTCCCAGGATGGTTGAAGTGAAGCGAACCACTAAGGAAACGGACATCTTTATTAAGCTTAATCTTGACGGTACGGGCCAAACGAAGATGAACACAGGCCTGGGGTTCTATGATCACATGCTCGATCAGCTGGGCCGTCACTCTGGTTGTGATTTAGAAGTAACTGTGAAAGGCGACTTACATATTGATGAGCACCACACCATCGAAGACACAGCGCTGGCTTTAGGGGAAGCTTTCCGCAAGGCTATTGGCGACAAAAAAGGCATTAGCCGCTACGGCTTTATGCTGCCTATGGACGACTGCCTGGCGCAGGCGGCTATCGACTTTGGTGGAAGGCCCTGGCTGGTGTGGGAGGCAGAATACAAGCGTGAAATGGTAGGCGATATGCCAACGGAAATGTTTTATCACTTCTTTAAGTCGTTTTCTGATACCTCGCTGAGCAATATCAACATCAAGGCGGAAGGCGCTAATGAGCACCACAAGATAGAGGCAACCTTTAAGGCGTTAGCGAGAGCCATCAAGATTGCTATAGGCAGAGACGCCAATGCGCTGAATCAGTTGCCTAGCACGAAGGGAGTACTTTAG
- a CDS encoding nucleoside deaminase translates to MSNEKHMRLAIAVARRSESKGNLPFGCVLVDGEGKVLMKGENTIMTSGDALGHAEVNLIRKASKKFSYEFLNTCTIYTTDEPCPMCTSAIFWSGIKKLVFGMSKASFYDLMGRSNPNYVFEMPCRELFDKGGRKVEVVGPFLDEEVALLHSART, encoded by the coding sequence ATGAGCAACGAGAAACATATGCGGCTGGCTATTGCGGTGGCACGACGGTCGGAAAGCAAAGGCAATCTCCCGTTTGGTTGCGTGCTGGTGGACGGCGAAGGAAAGGTGCTGATGAAGGGTGAAAACACGATTATGACAAGCGGAGACGCCCTGGGGCACGCCGAGGTGAACCTGATCAGGAAGGCATCCAAAAAATTCAGTTATGAGTTTCTCAACACGTGCACTATTTACACTACCGATGAGCCCTGCCCTATGTGCACGTCAGCTATTTTTTGGAGTGGCATAAAGAAGTTGGTATTTGGAATGAGCAAAGCTTCCTTCTACGACTTGATGGGTAGAAGCAATCCAAACTATGTGTTTGAAATGCCCTGTAGAGAACTATTTGACAAAGGTGGTCGAAAAGTGGAGGTGGTAGGGCCGTTTTTGGACGAAGAAGTGGCTTTATTGCATTCTGCTAGAACCTGA
- a CDS encoding peroxiredoxin, with the protein MENILNEEVIPMPRIGDKAPEFKAKTTQGDINFPADYQGKWVILFSHPADFTPVCTSEFMTFATLEEKFAKANTQLIGLSIDGLYSHIAWLRTIKDKIEFKGMKNVDVKFPLIEDITMNVAKKYGMIMPGESSTQAVRAVFFIDPKGTIRAIIYYPLSLGRNFDELYRVIVALQTADEFAVATPADWKPGDDVIISPAGSCGVAKERMDGNVEGLDCKDWFFCTKKLDKDMVLDKVLKKEKEPVLA; encoded by the coding sequence ATGGAAAATATATTGAATGAAGAAGTGATACCAATGCCACGCATTGGGGATAAAGCACCAGAGTTCAAAGCAAAAACTACCCAGGGCGACATCAACTTCCCCGCCGACTATCAAGGCAAGTGGGTGATTCTTTTTAGCCACCCTGCCGACTTTACTCCGGTTTGCACATCAGAGTTTATGACCTTTGCCACGCTGGAAGAAAAGTTTGCCAAAGCAAACACACAATTGATTGGCTTATCGATTGATGGGTTGTACAGCCATATTGCCTGGTTGCGCACTATCAAAGACAAAATAGAATTCAAGGGGATGAAAAATGTGGATGTCAAATTCCCACTCATTGAAGACATCACCATGAATGTGGCCAAAAAATACGGAATGATTATGCCTGGCGAAAGCAGTACACAAGCCGTTCGTGCAGTGTTCTTTATTGACCCCAAGGGCACCATAAGGGCTATCATCTACTATCCACTCAGCCTTGGTCGCAACTTCGACGAGCTTTACCGTGTGATCGTTGCACTGCAAACAGCCGATGAGTTTGCTGTGGCCACACCAGCCGACTGGAAGCCAGGCGACGACGTGATCATTTCGCCGGCAGGCTCTTGCGGAGTTGCTAAAGAGAGAATGGATGGCAACGTAGAAGGGCTTGATTGCAAAGACTGGTTTTTCTGTACCAAAAAGCTCGACAAAGACATGGTACTCGACAAGGTGCTGAAAAAAGAAAAAGAGCCTGTATTAGCGTAA